Proteins from a single region of Gordonia hongkongensis:
- a CDS encoding DUF2252 domain-containing protein yields MSTLLSTPPTAVELAACPTPTERADPLRILEAQAQTRVADLVPVRHARMSATPFTFYRGAAAVMSDDLSRTPDTGIITQLCGDAHLSNLGLFFSPERRMVFDLNDFDETHIGPFEWDVKRLAASFAIAGRNNGLDDATNRRVAKTVAKAYRRAVVRSASKTTLENWYAGIDVDHFLAEFGPKLDTSMSERTQKALKKARHRDSAQALAKLCVIGADGSAHIRSDPPLLVPLHERFPAETAEIVAERVRERVSAYRDTVPLHVQALLDQFAIVDIAFKVVGVGSVGTRAWIILLTGKELGDPLFLQVKEAQRSVLADHVPASGFDNQGQRVVEGQRLLQATSDLFLGWSTGIDENGERRDFYVRQLRDGKGSVVVEALSAEGMKLYAQLCGLVLGQAHARTASRFRIAEYLGTTKGFSDAIAEFSLAYADLNDSDHTRMMEAIGRGELEVYDLAAEGKS; encoded by the coding sequence GTGTCGACACTTCTGTCCACTCCGCCCACCGCTGTCGAACTCGCCGCGTGCCCGACGCCGACGGAGCGGGCCGACCCGCTGCGCATCCTGGAAGCGCAGGCGCAGACCCGGGTCGCCGATCTCGTCCCGGTCCGGCACGCGCGGATGTCGGCGACGCCGTTCACCTTCTATCGTGGTGCGGCCGCGGTGATGTCCGACGACCTGTCGAGAACGCCGGACACCGGGATCATCACCCAGCTGTGCGGCGATGCGCACCTGAGCAATCTGGGCCTCTTCTTCAGCCCGGAGCGTCGAATGGTGTTCGACCTGAACGACTTCGACGAGACGCACATCGGACCGTTCGAGTGGGACGTCAAGCGTCTCGCCGCGAGCTTCGCGATCGCGGGACGTAACAACGGACTCGACGACGCGACCAATCGTAGGGTCGCCAAGACCGTTGCCAAGGCGTACCGGCGGGCGGTCGTGCGCAGCGCGTCGAAGACGACTCTGGAGAACTGGTACGCCGGGATCGACGTCGACCATTTCCTGGCGGAGTTCGGGCCCAAGCTGGACACGTCGATGAGCGAGCGGACGCAGAAGGCGCTGAAGAAGGCGCGGCACCGCGACAGTGCGCAGGCCCTCGCGAAGCTCTGTGTGATCGGCGCCGACGGCTCCGCGCACATCCGCAGCGACCCGCCGCTGCTGGTGCCGCTGCACGAGCGGTTCCCGGCCGAGACCGCCGAGATCGTGGCCGAACGGGTCCGCGAGCGGGTCAGCGCCTACCGCGACACCGTGCCCTTGCACGTGCAGGCGCTCCTCGACCAGTTCGCGATCGTCGACATCGCGTTCAAGGTGGTCGGCGTCGGCAGTGTCGGCACGCGGGCGTGGATCATCCTGCTCACCGGAAAGGAGCTGGGTGATCCGTTGTTCTTGCAGGTCAAAGAAGCGCAGCGATCGGTGCTCGCCGACCATGTGCCGGCATCGGGCTTCGACAACCAAGGGCAGCGGGTGGTCGAGGGTCAACGCCTGCTCCAGGCGACGAGCGACCTCTTCCTCGGCTGGTCGACCGGGATCGACGAGAACGGTGAGCGACGCGACTTCTATGTGCGGCAGCTCCGCGACGGAAAGGGCTCGGTCGTCGTCGAGGCCCTGAGCGCGGAGGGGATGAAGTTGTACGCACAGCTGTGCGGGCTGGTTCTCGGTCAGGCGCACGCCCGGACCGCGAGCCGGTTCCGGATCGCCGAGTACCTCGGGACCACCAAGGGTTTCAGTGACGCCATCGCCGAGTTCTCGCTCGCGTACGCGGATCTCAACGACTCCGACCACACCCGGATGATGGAGGCCATCGGCCGAGGCGAGCTCGAGGTGTACGACCTGGCGGCCGAGGGTAAGAGTTGA
- a CDS encoding dipeptidase, producing the protein MEPTAREDETSLREQVAALMPQARSDLAEMVRFRSVHDPQQFPVEECDGMVDWLLAAFGAVGVDDAAAHVTSDGSKAITGSIPGPEGAPTVLLYFHHDVQPPLGDDEWDSPVWELTERDGRWYGRGAADCKGNIAVHLTALRALAGRAGVTVKIIGEGSEEQGTGGLEDFAVRNPDLLAADAILIADSGNFAVGKPSLTTTLRGIANVVVSVETLGSAMHSGMFGGAAPDALAALISMLATLRDEHGNTTVAGLDADARWPGVSYPPDRFRSDATVLDGVDLVGSGSVSDMVWARPAATVLGIDCPPVVGSSAAVQPRARARINLRVPPGMDPMVAQDALVEHLRRVAPWNSRVSFEREAVGAPFVGSTSGPAYDTLTGALSTAYDSEVLIQGQGGSIPLCNVLQSLYPDAEIMLFGVEEPRCLIHAPNESVDPSEIERIALAEALFLRDFRYR; encoded by the coding sequence GTGGAACCGACTGCGCGCGAGGATGAGACGTCGTTGCGGGAGCAGGTCGCCGCGCTGATGCCGCAGGCGAGATCGGATCTCGCGGAGATGGTCCGGTTCCGGTCGGTGCACGACCCGCAGCAGTTTCCCGTCGAGGAGTGCGACGGGATGGTCGACTGGCTGCTGGCGGCCTTCGGTGCCGTCGGCGTCGACGACGCCGCCGCGCATGTCACCAGCGACGGCAGCAAGGCGATCACCGGGTCCATTCCCGGCCCGGAGGGTGCTCCGACCGTCCTGCTCTACTTCCACCACGACGTGCAACCGCCGCTCGGTGACGACGAATGGGACTCTCCCGTCTGGGAACTGACCGAGCGGGACGGGCGGTGGTACGGCCGCGGAGCTGCCGACTGCAAGGGCAACATCGCCGTGCACCTCACCGCGCTGCGCGCACTCGCCGGCCGGGCCGGGGTGACGGTGAAGATCATCGGCGAGGGGTCGGAGGAGCAGGGGACGGGAGGCCTCGAGGACTTCGCGGTCCGCAATCCGGACTTGCTTGCCGCCGACGCGATCCTGATCGCGGACTCCGGCAACTTCGCGGTCGGGAAACCGAGTCTGACGACGACGCTGCGCGGCATCGCGAACGTCGTCGTGTCCGTGGAGACGCTGGGGTCGGCGATGCACTCCGGAATGTTCGGCGGGGCCGCCCCGGATGCACTCGCGGCGCTCATCTCGATGCTCGCGACCCTGCGTGACGAGCACGGCAACACCACCGTCGCCGGACTCGACGCCGACGCCCGGTGGCCGGGTGTGTCCTACCCGCCCGACCGATTCCGCAGCGATGCAACGGTTCTCGACGGAGTCGACCTGGTCGGATCGGGATCGGTGTCCGACATGGTGTGGGCGCGCCCGGCCGCGACAGTGCTCGGCATCGACTGCCCGCCGGTGGTCGGATCGTCGGCGGCGGTGCAGCCGCGGGCGCGGGCGCGCATCAACCTCCGCGTGCCACCGGGGATGGACCCGATGGTTGCGCAGGACGCGCTCGTCGAGCACCTCCGTCGCGTCGCGCCCTGGAACTCACGGGTCTCCTTCGAGCGCGAGGCGGTGGGCGCGCCCTTCGTCGGATCCACCAGCGGTCCGGCGTACGACACGCTCACCGGCGCCCTGTCGACCGCCTACGACAGCGAGGTGCTGATCCAGGGGCAGGGTGGATCGATCCCGTTGTGCAACGTTCTCCAATCGCTGTACCCCGACGCCGAGATCATGCTGTTCGGCGTCGAGGAACCGCGGTGCCTGATCCACGCACCCAACGAGAGCGTCGACCCCTCCGAGATCGAGCGGATCGCCCTGGCCGAGGCACTCTTCCTGCGCGACTTCAGGTACCGCTGA
- a CDS encoding acyl-CoA dehydrogenase family protein, translating to MTTQDAGAERRAELRTAALRVADEVLFPAAGEVDRTGAVPESHWRALADAGLYGIAAPVEAGGPGLEFGEVTEILEVLTSGCLATAFTWIQHHGVVLSLSRTTNDELRGELLDATVSGRLHAGVAYAGVVPTPPRMVATRTDDGWLLNGHAPFVSGWGVVDLLQISARDAATDDVISAILRMPDLVGGRSSAAVRATPVDLSAAAATTTVSLRVDGLMVPFDREVTRVGLAEFFATQNVGVRLNGTLPFGLVRRCAGLLDVGGHHREGRALRERADVVRTALDAGMADATALLAARADAAALALDAAAALVSADGGRGVVRGSDSERLFREAAFVLVAASRPELKTALLHRFSGT from the coding sequence GTGACCACCCAGGACGCCGGAGCCGAGCGACGAGCGGAGTTGCGAACAGCAGCGCTCAGGGTGGCCGACGAGGTCCTGTTCCCGGCGGCCGGCGAGGTGGACCGCACCGGAGCGGTCCCCGAATCCCACTGGCGAGCGCTGGCCGACGCCGGCCTGTACGGCATCGCGGCGCCGGTCGAGGCCGGCGGGCCGGGACTCGAATTCGGTGAGGTCACCGAGATCCTCGAGGTGCTCACCAGTGGGTGCCTCGCCACCGCTTTCACCTGGATCCAGCACCACGGCGTCGTCCTGTCCCTCTCCCGGACCACCAACGACGAGCTACGTGGTGAACTCCTCGACGCGACCGTGAGCGGACGTCTACACGCGGGCGTCGCCTACGCCGGAGTCGTCCCCACGCCACCACGGATGGTCGCGACGCGCACCGACGACGGTTGGCTCCTGAACGGGCACGCACCGTTCGTCAGCGGCTGGGGTGTCGTCGACCTGCTCCAGATCTCGGCGCGCGACGCCGCGACCGATGACGTCATCTCCGCGATCCTGCGCATGCCCGACCTGGTCGGCGGCAGGTCGTCCGCAGCGGTCCGGGCAACGCCCGTGGATCTGTCCGCCGCCGCCGCGACGACCACGGTGTCCCTACGGGTCGACGGTCTGATGGTCCCGTTCGATCGCGAGGTCACGCGCGTGGGCCTCGCGGAATTCTTCGCGACCCAGAACGTCGGCGTCCGATTGAACGGCACCCTGCCCTTTGGTCTGGTGCGGCGCTGTGCGGGACTGCTCGATGTCGGCGGCCATCACCGGGAGGGGCGGGCGCTGCGCGAGCGCGCCGACGTCGTCCGAACCGCGCTCGACGCCGGGATGGCGGATGCCACCGCACTGCTGGCGGCCCGGGCCGACGCCGCGGCTCTGGCGCTCGATGCCGCGGCCGCGTTGGTGTCCGCGGACGGCGGCCGCGGCGTCGTGCGCGGGAGCGATTCCGAACGGTTGTTCCGCGAAGCCGCGTTCGTCCTGGTGGCCGCGAGCCGCCCGGAACTCAAAACAGCTCTGCTACACCGCTTCAGCGGTACCTGA
- a CDS encoding helix-turn-helix transcriptional regulator, translating to MTAVLNGRDVQSIRVVPESVSSVVRSDVRTSERYLRAAVADLIEQNFRDPDFSVEVVARHLHVSRRHLYRVLAGGTTSLAEMIADRRLEWAEGLLMGPGNLKLEAIAHASGFASTATMRNRFRSKFGCTPDEFRRMAPASGPDAEAG from the coding sequence GTGACCGCAGTCCTCAATGGTCGTGACGTTCAGTCGATACGTGTTGTGCCGGAATCGGTTTCGAGTGTAGTACGGTCGGACGTCCGGACGAGTGAGCGGTACCTGCGTGCCGCGGTCGCCGACCTCATCGAACAGAATTTTCGTGATCCCGACTTCAGTGTGGAGGTCGTCGCCCGGCACCTGCACGTGAGCCGCCGGCACCTGTACCGGGTGCTCGCCGGTGGCACCACGTCGCTCGCCGAGATGATCGCCGATCGACGTCTGGAGTGGGCGGAGGGGCTGCTCATGGGTCCGGGCAACCTGAAACTCGAGGCCATCGCCCACGCGTCGGGATTCGCCTCGACGGCGACGATGCGCAACCGCTTCCGGTCGAAGTTCGGCTGCACCCCCGACGAGTTCCGCCGGATGGCGCCGGCGTCGGGACCGGACGCCGAAGCCGGCTGA
- a CDS encoding lipocalin family protein — translation MRITRSLAALVAGVLLSVGFAAGTGPAQAAPLAPVAKVEVDRYLGKWWQLATVPSFFGVTCARDTSATYTYIDAKTIGVDNQCTGPTGMRGGVVGRATVVDPQTNAQLSVRFPQTPGSINPGGAPNYIVAYLEDGPDPAGPYRYAVVGDPSRGSGFLLSRDKVVPNSELRRLTKEIEKVGYNPCTFLVSPTTGGRSDYSPLCTV, via the coding sequence ATGCGCATCACCCGGTCCCTCGCAGCCCTTGTCGCCGGCGTCCTCCTCAGCGTCGGCTTCGCCGCCGGGACGGGTCCGGCGCAAGCCGCACCGCTGGCCCCCGTGGCGAAGGTCGAGGTGGATCGCTACCTCGGCAAGTGGTGGCAGCTCGCCACCGTGCCGTCCTTCTTCGGGGTCACCTGCGCCCGGGACACCAGCGCGACCTACACCTACATCGACGCCAAGACGATCGGCGTCGACAACCAGTGCACCGGCCCCACCGGCATGCGTGGTGGCGTCGTCGGCCGTGCGACGGTCGTCGACCCGCAGACCAATGCCCAACTGAGCGTCCGGTTCCCACAGACACCGGGCAGCATCAACCCGGGCGGCGCACCGAACTACATCGTCGCCTACCTCGAAGACGGGCCGGATCCCGCCGGGCCGTACCGGTACGCGGTCGTCGGGGACCCCTCGCGCGGATCGGGATTCCTGCTGTCGCGCGACAAGGTGGTCCCCAACTCGGAGTTGCGTCGCCTGACCAAGGAGATCGAGAAGGTCGGGTACAACCCGTGCACGTTCCTCGTCTCGCCGACCACCGGTGGTCGCAGCGACTATTCACCGCTCTGCACGGTGTGA
- a CDS encoding DUF7144 family membrane protein — protein MAIVAAALLFVAGLVSIFQGISAIANDDLFVAGQNYIFEFDLTTWGWIHLILGIVGVLVAGGLAVGADWARISAIIIASLSIIAQFLWLPYYPAWAILIIVLDLIVIWAVSTWNPNNEYNL, from the coding sequence ATCGCGATCGTGGCCGCCGCGCTGCTCTTCGTAGCCGGCTTGGTCTCGATCTTCCAGGGCATCTCGGCGATCGCGAACGACGACCTGTTCGTCGCCGGCCAGAACTACATCTTCGAGTTCGACCTCACCACCTGGGGCTGGATCCACCTGATCCTGGGCATCGTCGGGGTCCTCGTCGCCGGCGGTCTCGCGGTGGGCGCCGACTGGGCGCGGATCTCCGCGATCATCATCGCCTCGCTGTCGATCATCGCCCAGTTCCTGTGGCTCCCCTACTACCCGGCGTGGGCCATCCTGATCATCGTGCTGGACCTGATCGTGATCTGGGCTGTCTCCACCTGGAACCCCAACAACGAATACAACCTGTGA
- a CDS encoding haloacid dehalogenase type II, which yields MSVDLHPRVKVLAFDTFGTVTDWFTGISGAVGAIAPEVDAAAFAKKWRRRYSPILARVESGELPWRRLDDLQTETLHDVASLFALTLDDDQARTLVRAWRTIPAWPDAVEGLQLLKRDHIVCALSNGTVALLTDMARYNAFPWDVIGGSDLWRHYKPARETYCGLADLLEVEPAEVMMVATHQSDLDAARSFGLRTAFVERPDEWGGDEKDDSGSPDNDFHATDLLDLARQLSPSVTGPSR from the coding sequence GTGAGCGTTGACCTTCATCCCCGCGTGAAGGTCCTGGCGTTCGACACCTTCGGGACGGTCACCGACTGGTTCACCGGGATCTCCGGCGCCGTCGGCGCGATCGCACCGGAGGTCGACGCAGCGGCGTTCGCCAAGAAGTGGCGACGCCGGTACTCGCCGATCCTGGCTCGCGTGGAATCCGGCGAACTGCCGTGGCGTCGCCTCGACGACCTGCAGACCGAGACGCTGCACGACGTCGCCTCGCTGTTTGCACTGACACTCGACGACGATCAGGCCCGCACCCTCGTCCGTGCGTGGCGGACGATTCCGGCCTGGCCGGACGCGGTCGAGGGTCTGCAACTCCTCAAACGCGATCACATCGTCTGCGCACTGAGCAACGGCACTGTCGCACTGCTCACCGACATGGCCCGGTACAACGCGTTCCCCTGGGACGTGATCGGCGGGTCCGACCTCTGGCGGCACTACAAACCTGCGCGCGAGACCTACTGCGGGCTGGCGGATCTGCTCGAGGTGGAGCCCGCCGAGGTGATGATGGTGGCCACCCACCAGAGCGATCTCGACGCCGCGCGCTCCTTCGGCCTGCGGACGGCCTTCGTCGAGCGGCCGGACGAGTGGGGCGGGGACGAGAAGGACGATTCCGGCTCGCCGGACAACGACTTCCACGCGACGGATCTCCTCGACCTCGCGCGGCAGCTGAGCCCGTCGGTGACCGGCCCGTCCCGATGA
- a CDS encoding metallophosphoesterase yields the protein MQHSELDIARLGISRLGPSGSGVPARALAGAAGLAAAGLLYSTVIERNAFALRHTTLSVLEPGASPLRVLHISDLHMMPNQRLKQAWIAELEALEPDLVVNTGDNLAHPQAVPSVIQSLGGLLSRPGLFVFGSNDYFGPKPKNPFKYFKKDHQRTHGEPLPWQDLRAAFTERGWLDATHTVRELEVSGVRVVAAGVDDPHIERDRYETIAGRPNPLAHLRLGLTHSPEPRVLDRFAADGYDLVMAGHTHGGQLCLPFFGALVTNCQLDRSRVKGPSSWGSSMKLHVSAGLGTSPYAPARFCCRPEASLLTLTPVSHGDADYDADQSLPQLARETM from the coding sequence ATGCAGCACTCCGAACTCGACATCGCACGCCTCGGCATCTCTCGCCTCGGTCCGTCCGGTTCCGGGGTACCCGCGCGCGCTCTGGCCGGCGCGGCGGGGCTCGCCGCCGCCGGACTGCTCTACTCGACGGTGATCGAGCGCAACGCCTTTGCGTTGCGACACACGACGCTGTCCGTTCTCGAACCGGGCGCCTCGCCGTTACGTGTCCTGCACATCAGCGACCTGCACATGATGCCCAACCAACGCCTCAAGCAGGCGTGGATCGCCGAGCTCGAGGCGCTCGAACCCGACCTTGTCGTCAACACCGGGGACAACCTCGCGCACCCGCAGGCCGTGCCGTCGGTCATCCAGTCGCTCGGTGGGTTGTTGTCGCGGCCCGGCCTGTTCGTCTTCGGGTCCAACGACTATTTCGGCCCCAAGCCGAAGAATCCGTTCAAGTACTTCAAGAAGGACCATCAGCGCACGCACGGCGAGCCCCTGCCGTGGCAGGATCTGCGTGCGGCGTTCACCGAGCGTGGATGGCTCGACGCGACGCACACGGTCCGCGAGCTGGAGGTCAGCGGCGTGCGGGTCGTCGCGGCCGGCGTCGACGATCCCCACATCGAGCGAGACCGCTACGAGACGATCGCGGGCCGCCCGAACCCCCTGGCACACTTGCGGCTCGGACTCACCCACTCCCCCGAACCGCGGGTCCTCGACCGGTTCGCCGCGGACGGCTACGACCTCGTGATGGCCGGACACACGCACGGCGGCCAGCTCTGCCTGCCGTTCTTCGGCGCGCTGGTGACGAACTGCCAGTTGGATCGCTCCCGGGTCAAGGGTCCGTCGAGCTGGGGGTCGTCGATGAAGCTCCACGTGAGCGCGGGTCTGGGCACGTCCCCGTATGCCCCGGCACGCTTCTGCTGCCGCCCCGAGGCCAGCCTGCTCACCCTCACACCTGTGTCGCACGGTGATGCCGACTACGACGCCGACCAGTCGCTCCCGCAGCTGGCCCGGGAGACCATGTGA
- a CDS encoding penicillin-binding protein — protein sequence MSKKLWSLAWASLLAGVLVAGLLYPVASGIGVVSNRAAAAVENVSSELLNGTLPEVTTMTDVDGKPIAVLFDQYRYQVGYNDISPDMIRAIISVEDRRFLEHDGVDWKGTIRAALKNSSSGEVQQGASTLDQQYIKNYQLLVLARTEADRQAAIETTPARKLREVRMALTLEQTLIDQAKRDKGLDDAAAKQEAKKQIVTRYLNVVPFGNNAYGIEAAAQTYFGIPAKDLRVEQAALLAGMVQSSSALNPYSNPEASLARRNVVLDTMIDNFPERRAELVAAKEAPVGVLPSPRTPTQGCIAADNNGFFCDYALQFLAENGMSRNSVLRGGYIIQTTLDPEVQRSTVRAVKSQASPTADGVADVMSTLRPGKKSHDVLSMASSRDYGLDLNRGETMQPQPFSMVGDGAGSVFKIFTVAAAMEKGLGAGSTIPVPGSIAVEGMGNSGGANGCPANAYCVKNDGRYPASMSVTNALAQSPNTAFVKLLQQVGVKPAVDMAVRLGLRSYTIPGSSGYGEKSMAQYVKDGNFGSFTLGPLPLNGLELANVAATIASGGTWCPPNPIKSISQIKRDQYGNPVMGPDGRRALTAVPFTPPPCEQVVDEGLAHSLANAMSKDDVGAGTAAGAAGSAGWTLPMSGKTGTTEAHRSSAFVGFTNQIAGAAYVYSDGPNPQGVCSSPLRSCYDGDLYGGMEPARTWFQAVKPVATKFGPVSLPPIDREYWNGSDRGRIPQVSGLPASEATSRLQGAGFKVSELDVDSGRPQGTVVFTAPSDSAMPGSTVTIYVSNGRRAGGDEGGPTETTVVVPGVGPVVIQLPG from the coding sequence ATGTCGAAGAAACTGTGGTCGCTGGCGTGGGCGAGCCTGCTGGCCGGAGTTCTCGTCGCCGGCCTGCTGTACCCCGTGGCCAGCGGAATCGGCGTCGTCTCCAACCGGGCGGCGGCCGCTGTCGAGAACGTGTCCTCCGAACTGCTCAACGGCACGTTGCCGGAGGTCACCACGATGACCGACGTCGACGGGAAGCCGATCGCGGTGCTGTTCGACCAGTACCGGTATCAGGTGGGCTACAACGACATCTCCCCCGACATGATCCGAGCGATCATCTCCGTCGAGGACCGGCGGTTCCTGGAACACGACGGCGTCGACTGGAAGGGCACCATCCGTGCCGCTTTGAAGAACTCGTCGTCGGGCGAGGTCCAGCAGGGTGCGTCGACGCTCGACCAGCAGTACATCAAGAACTATCAACTCCTGGTCCTCGCACGGACCGAGGCCGACCGCCAGGCCGCGATCGAGACCACACCCGCGCGCAAGCTCCGCGAGGTGCGCATGGCGCTCACCCTCGAGCAGACCCTCATCGATCAGGCCAAGCGCGACAAGGGGCTCGACGACGCCGCCGCCAAGCAGGAGGCCAAGAAGCAGATCGTCACCCGGTACCTGAACGTCGTGCCGTTCGGGAACAACGCCTACGGCATCGAGGCCGCCGCGCAGACCTATTTCGGCATCCCCGCCAAGGACCTGCGGGTCGAGCAGGCCGCGTTGCTGGCCGGCATGGTGCAGTCCAGCTCTGCGCTGAATCCGTACTCGAACCCCGAAGCCTCCCTCGCGCGCCGGAACGTCGTGCTGGACACGATGATCGACAACTTCCCGGAACGGCGCGCCGAGCTCGTCGCGGCCAAGGAGGCACCCGTGGGCGTGCTCCCGAGTCCGCGGACCCCGACCCAGGGCTGCATCGCGGCCGACAACAACGGCTTCTTCTGCGACTACGCCCTTCAGTTCCTGGCCGAGAACGGCATGTCCCGCAACTCGGTCCTGCGCGGCGGCTACATCATCCAGACCACGCTCGACCCCGAGGTCCAGCGGTCCACGGTGCGGGCGGTGAAGAGTCAGGCCAGCCCGACCGCCGACGGCGTCGCCGACGTGATGAGCACCCTGCGTCCGGGCAAGAAATCGCACGACGTGCTCTCGATGGCGTCGAGCCGCGACTACGGTCTCGATCTCAACCGCGGCGAGACGATGCAGCCGCAACCCTTCTCGATGGTCGGCGACGGTGCCGGCTCGGTGTTCAAGATCTTCACCGTCGCCGCCGCGATGGAGAAGGGTCTCGGCGCCGGTTCCACCATCCCCGTCCCCGGGTCCATCGCCGTCGAGGGCATGGGCAACAGCGGCGGGGCCAACGGGTGTCCCGCCAATGCGTACTGCGTCAAGAACGACGGCCGCTACCCGGCGTCGATGTCGGTGACGAACGCCCTGGCACAGTCGCCGAACACCGCGTTCGTGAAGCTGCTGCAGCAGGTCGGCGTCAAACCGGCGGTCGACATGGCGGTCCGCCTGGGCCTGCGTTCGTACACCATCCCCGGGTCGTCGGGTTACGGCGAGAAGAGCATGGCCCAGTACGTCAAGGACGGGAACTTCGGCTCCTTCACCCTCGGCCCGCTGCCGCTCAACGGCCTCGAGCTCGCCAACGTCGCCGCCACCATCGCGTCGGGTGGCACCTGGTGCCCGCCCAACCCGATCAAGTCGATCAGCCAGATCAAGCGGGACCAGTACGGCAACCCGGTCATGGGACCGGACGGCCGGCGCGCCCTGACCGCGGTGCCGTTCACGCCACCGCCGTGCGAGCAGGTCGTGGACGAAGGCCTGGCGCACTCGCTGGCCAACGCCATGAGCAAGGACGACGTGGGCGCCGGCACCGCGGCCGGTGCCGCGGGCTCCGCGGGCTGGACGCTGCCGATGTCGGGTAAGACCGGCACGACGGAAGCGCACCGCTCCTCGGCATTCGTCGGGTTCACCAACCAGATCGCCGGCGCCGCGTACGTCTACAGCGACGGCCCGAACCCGCAGGGCGTCTGCAGCAGTCCGCTGCGCTCCTGCTACGACGGCGACCTCTACGGCGGCATGGAACCGGCGCGCACCTGGTTCCAGGCCGTCAAACCGGTGGCGACGAAGTTCGGCCCCGTCAGCCTGCCCCCGATCGACCGCGAGTACTGGAACGGCAGCGACCGGGGCCGTATCCCGCAGGTCAGCGGCCTGCCCGCCAGCGAGGCCACATCGCGCCTGCAGGGTGCCGGGTTCAAGGTCAGCGAGCTCGACGTGGACAGCGGACGCCCGCAGGGCACCGTGGTCTTCACCGCACCGTCCGACTCGGCCATGCCCGGCAGCACCGTGACGATCTACGTCAGCAACGGCCGCCGCGCCGGCGGGGACGAGGGCGGCCCCACCGAGACCACCGTCGTGGTACCCGGTGTCGGCCCGGTGGTGATCCAGCTACCCGGCTGA
- a CDS encoding WhiB family transcriptional regulator — protein MATAAVSNEEDRLAWVAQARCRGGDPDDLFVRGAAQRKAATICRHCPVQLECGADALDNRVEFGVWGGLTERQRRALLRQHPEVTSWSAFFAAQRRRHRDAV, from the coding sequence ATGGCGACAGCGGCAGTTTCCAACGAAGAGGATCGCTTGGCGTGGGTTGCTCAGGCGCGTTGTCGAGGGGGAGACCCCGATGATCTGTTCGTGCGGGGCGCGGCCCAGCGCAAAGCCGCCACGATCTGCCGCCACTGCCCGGTGCAGCTCGAATGCGGTGCCGATGCACTCGACAACCGCGTCGAGTTCGGCGTCTGGGGCGGACTGACCGAACGTCAGCGTCGCGCACTCCTCCGCCAGCACCCCGAGGTCACGTCCTGGTCGGCGTTCTTCGCCGCGCAGCGCCGGCGTCATCGCGACGCCGTCTGA